The Streptococcus oralis DNA window GGCCGTCCTCAACAAGAACAAGTTCGCTCGGTTTCAAGGTTTGGTTTTGAACACTTTTGATAGCATCTCTTAAAAACGTCGGATTTTCCTTTACATAGACCGACATCAAGACGCTGATTTTTTGCTTTTCAGGCACAGTTTTTCTCCAATGTATAGATTTCCTTCCACTATTTTATCACAAAATTTCCTAGTTTCCTATTTTTATATCAAATCAAGGAAAATTCTAGTAAAGAAATCCGTCCCTTTTCACTTTATTTTCACTTTCATTGATTGATCTGTCTTGGCTGTCATTACTTGACATTATAAGGAAAAAACCTTAAAATAAGCTGTTATTAAAATCATCCTATCGAGGTTTTTATGAAAAAACAATCACTCTTTTTTGTTCTAGGAATTGTCTTAATCGGAACTGTTTTACGCTCTCCTTTTACTGCTCTTCCAACTATTTTAGGAGATATCGCTCAGGGACTAGGAGTGGAGGTTAGCTCTCTTGGGATTTTAACCAGTCTCCCTCTCTTGATGTTTGCTCTTTTCTCTGCTTTTGCAAGCCGCTTGGCACAAAAAATCGGGTTGGAACACCTCTTTACATACTGTCTCCTCCTCTTAACTGTTGGCTCTGTCATTCGGATTTTCAATCTTCCCCTTCTCTATCTAGGGACCCTAATTGTGGGAGCAAGCATTGCGATCTTCAATGTACTCCTCCCAAGTATGATCCAGGCAAATCAGCCTCAAAAGATTAGTTTCCTAACAACTCTCTATGTCACTGCCATGGGAATTTCGACAGCCATCGCTTCTTATCTTTCGGTCCCTATCACCCAAGCTAGTTCTTGGAAGGGACTCATCCTCGTTCTCAGCTTTCTCTGTCTGGTCACTCTGCTAGTCTGGTTGCCAAATCATCGCCACAACCACCACCTAGAAAGCCAAAAAGAAAAGCAAGTCAAAGAGAATATTCTAAAAAGTAAAGATGTCTGGGCTATCATTATCTTTGGCGGGCTTCAGTCCTTACTCTTTTATACAAGTATGACTTGGTTGCCAACTATGGCTGTTAGTGCTGGTATTTCTAATAGTGATGCGGCTCTCCTCGCTTCTATTTTCTCACTCATCAGCATTCCTTTTTCAATGACTGTTCCAAGTCTGACGACTCGTCTATCAGATGCCCACCGTCGAATCATGCTGGCAATTATCTCTATCGCTGGGATGACAGGAATTGCCATGCTCTTGTATCCAACCAATAATTTCCTCTACTGGCTAGTCGTCCATCTCTTGATTGGAACGGCATGCAGTGCCCTCTTCCCCTACCTCATGGTTTGTTTTTCTCTTAAAACCAGTTCTCCTGAAAAGACCGCTCAGCTATCAGGACTAGCGCAAACAGGGGGCTACATCTTGGCGGCCTTTGGTCCTGCCTTGTTTGGTTATAGTTTTGACCTTTTCCAATCTTGGATCCCAGCTGTCCTTGCCCTTCTAGTCATCGATATCCTCATGACCATCTCACTCTTTATGGTGGATCGAGCTGATAAAATCCTCTAAACTTCTAGTTTTTACTAGGAGTTTTTTTATATATAAAATTTTTACACATATTTCTTGACAGGGCTTTCAACTTGAGATACAATATATTTGAAAAGAGTATATATAAAATTTTTATATAATATAAAGGAGGTTTCCCATGTACTTCCCAACATCCTCTGCCTTGATTGAGTTTCTCATCTTGGCTGTACTGGAGCAGGGGGATTCTTATGGTTATGAGATTAGCCAAACCATTAAACTCATCGCCAATATCAAAGAATCTACGCTCTATCCCATTCTCAAAAAATTGGAAGCCAGTGGCTTTCTGACCACCTACTCTAGAGAGTTTCAGGGGCGTATGCGCAAATACTACTCCTTGACCAATCGGGGCGTAGAGCAGCTCGTTACTCTAAAGGAAGAGTGGACGCTCTATACCGACACCGTCAACGGCATTATAGAAGGGAGTATCCGCCATGACAAGAACTGACTATCTGACTCAGTTAGAAACCTATCTCAATAAACTGCCTGAAGCTGACCGCATCGAAGCCATGGACTACTTTAAGGAACTATTTGACGATGCAGGTCCAGAGGGCGAAGAAGAACTCATTGCCAGTCTAGGAACACCAAAAGAAGCTGCCCATGATGTCCTCTCTGATCTTCTCGATAAAAAAGTCAATGAAGCCCCTGCTCAAAAGAATGGCCGTCAACTGCTACACATTGCCCTCCTGGCCCTGCTAGTAGCTCCTATCGGAATTCCGGTCGGGATTGGCATCCTCATGGCTATCATCGGTATTTTTATCGCGGCTGCCTCCGTCATTCTAGCCTTCTTTACCGTCTCTGTGACGGGTATCCTGCTAGGTGGACTCTTTATCGTAGAGAGCTTTAGCGTCCTAGTCGAAGCCAAATCTGCCTTTATCTTGATTTTGGGGGCCGGTTTGCTTTCTATCGGTGCTTCTTCTCTTGTTCTACTGGGCATCTCCTATGTAGCTCGTTTCTTTGGGCTCCTGATCGTCCGCTTGGTGCAATGGATTCTTAAAAAAGGAAAGAGAGGTGACAGACATGCGTAAATTGACAAAAGGATTTCTCATTTTTGGTGTGGTTTCTACAATCCTTGGTTTTATCATGATCATTGTAGGCGCCCAGTCCAATGGTATTCAAAGTTTGCTTGCCATGTCAAAAGACCCCGTCTATGACAATCGTATCGAAGAAGTGACCTTTGGAAATGAAGTGGAAAAACTTGATTTGACCCTTGAGGAACATAGCCTAACCATCACAGAGTCTGTAGATGACAAGATCCATATCACCTATCATCCTTCCGTGTCTGGTCGTCACGATCTGACTACTGGCATGAGTGACAAAACACTGAGCGTCACTGACAAACAAGCCTCCCAACATCGCTTTCTAGGTTCAGGAATCGAAGGTCTACTTCGTATTGCCAGCAGTTATTCTCACCGTTTTGACGAAGTCATTCTCTCCCTACCTAAAGGAAGAAAGCTGCAAGCAATCACCGTTTCAGCCAATCGTGGACAAACCAATATTCGTCAAGCCAATCTTGAAAATGCGACAATCAAAACAAAAGGCTACCTCTTAAGAATAACAGAAAGCTCTATCAAGAATAGTACACTAACGACACCTCATATCATCAATATCTTTGATACCGAATTTACAGATAGCCAGGTCAAGACGGAAAGGGAACACATCTATGCTGAGAATATCAAGGTCCACGGCAAGGTTGAGCTAGAGGCCCATTCCACTCTAACACTCATTCTCTCCCAGAAAGAGACCGACCGTATCAATCTAGAAATTTCTTCTCAGCATGGTGGTATCTATCGTCAACCCAAAGAAGAACATCGTGGACAAAAAGAGAATGTACTTGCCAACCCTTATAAAACCGAAAAAGCAGATATCAAGGATTTACTCATTGCAAAAGCCAACCAGGATATCTACCTACCTAAAGAGGAGCACTCTGCTCCGTCTAGAAACCATTGACAAAAACGCTTTCATCTGCTAGTCTAAAGATAGAAAACGACCATAAAAAAGGAGGTTCCACCATGACACAAGAATGGTTTGAAAGTGCCGATCTTGAGAAGAAATCACCTCAGACAAAATCAGAAATCCAGCCCAACGAGCCAGAGACTTCGGAAACTGTGGAAGATGAACCACAAGTAAGCGAAGAAACTTCTGTCTCACCTAAAGAGTTAGAAATACATGAGGAGGAAGCTCCCGAAATGATTGAGGAAGCCCAAACCAAGGAAGAGGGAGAAGGGAAAGCTGAAGAGGAACACAAGCAAGAAACCCCTGCAAAAGAGAAAAGTATCCTCAGCAAGGCTTTAGAAAGCCCCTATATCCCAGATATTGACCCTCGTAAAACAGCCCGATTCAAAGAAGAAATCGCACTATTTTGGACTTGGCTGCTGGATGCTATCCAAGAACCAACTACCAGCAAAACTACGGACCAAAGGCATCGTTATAGTGTCTTTGCCCTACTCACCTTGCTATCCTCGATTAACCTTTTCTTTAGTATCTATCATATCAAGCACCTCTACTACGGCTATATGGCCTCTATTGCCAATAGTTTACCTAACCAGCTCCCTCCTTTAGATCTCTTTGCTGGACTTTCTATCTTGGTCGCTAGCGCTCTATTTTACTTTTCTATCATTCTGGGAGGCTTTACTGTCCGACGTGTACTGGACCAGGAGAGCGACTTCACCTTACAAGAAGCTTGCGATCGGTATAGCAGACTCTTTGCTATCCCACTTGTCCTAACAGCTCTAGCAAGTTTCTTTGCACTCTTTGGTGGCTTACGATTTGCTGGTATCCTCACTCTTCTAAGCATGGCCATCTTTGCCCTCGGCAATCTCTTTGTGATTAGCAAGCCAAGTAAGACCAGTAGCCTTGACCCATTTTATCGTTTCTTGCTAGCTGTCTTACTTGATGGCGCTATTCTCTTACCCTTCTTCATTGCAGAGCTTGCGCTAACAGTAGACTACCTTCGCATCCTGACCTTCTTTTAATCAAAATCCCTGCCATTTATTAATGACAGGGATTTTTTATACTAACTATTTTTTAAACAAGGCCTACTCGATGCTTGCCAATTCCTCAAAATCTTGTCCTAGGATGGGTTGTACTTCTAATTGATTAGCATCTAGTTGCTGATAAAATGCTGTTGGTAGTGACTCTAGGAATTTTTCATAATCCAAGCGAGCGATGGCTTCATAGTCCTCTGCTTTTGAGCCATCACCAGAAATCGTCACTAGGTCAATCTCCCAAACAAGCTCCTTGCCTGCCAGCTGCTCGGTATAAGGAGCTGGTACAACGGGTTCCTTTGGCAAAATCGTCTTGACTCCCTGGGCTAGGTGATAGATACCGTGTACCTTGCCTTGGGCGTCTGGGTAAAATTTTACACTGGCAAGGTAGGCATCAGATCCTTGAACCTTCTTGACTAGTTCTTCAAAACGTGCCAATCCATCCTCAGCCAAAAAGCTCTCGAGGTATTCCTTGTTGAGATAGATAAGGGACAAGAGCCCTTGGCAATAGACTAGACGAGTCGCTTTATCAGCTAGATAATTCTTGACTGTTTCTCGGAAATAAGCTTCAAAGTCAAATCCTTCTAACCCTTCTACCACTTGCCACAACTTGTTTGATAGGGCTTGGAGGAGAGCTTCTACAATCTCCCAGTCTGCTCTGGTAAGGAAGTCTGGAATCACCACTTGATAGCCTTTTCGACTATCCGCATAGTTGACCTTGAAGAGAAATTGCGACTGACCTACAATCCCACACTCCATGTACTCGAGACGATTGAGGGGCTGACGGAGATAGACGGCATCATAACTATGCGACTCCAAGCCCTCCACCAAGGCCAAGATGGACTTGGCAGTCAAGACCTCCTGTTGTCCTAGAATGCTTTCTTTATTTGGGATAAAAAATGTTTTCGCCATAACTGGCCTCCTTTGAAATCGTTTACACATAGTATACCCTATTTTCCTGAAAGATACAGAAACAAATTTTAGATTTTTTGGTAAAAAGCATAGAAAAACAGCCCTTGAAAATTGCTTGACATTCAGCAGACTAAAAGTAATCGGTATTCACATACCCTAGAAATGCAATAAAGACGACCAAAGGAATCGTCTTTATTTTCTGTAAGTAAATTCTATATAGCTTATACTGTCCTGATCTATATTGCTATCCGACTTTAATTTGTAGCTAACTGCCATGCTTGTTCAAAATATTTTCTAAATAGCCCCACCAATTCCTTTCAAAGAATATGGATAAGACGCATAAGATGATGAGACAAAAATAACCTCTTCCTTATCAATTATTACAAATTGGATCTTTGAAAATTTTATTTTTTCTTCCTTATTATCAAAGTATCTACACGAATAATTGGAATCGTAACTTAGATGTTCAAGCATTTCGTCCATATTACGCTTATAACTAAGGGTAAGTATTTCTTTATAATCTCATATATCTTTTGAATTTGCCTATCAATTTAATTGCCTACATGTTCCTTCTTAGCATCATTTCTTCGTATAGGATTTATTTTCATAAAATCTTTCTAATTAAAGTCACAAAATCAATACATATTCTGAGAATATATCTGAATTTCATAGAAAAGCAATGAATGAACTTCTAAGAAAGCAAAAACTCATTCTGAGCTCTTCTTACTTTTTATCCTGCTGTGCCATCTCCTGATTGTAGGACAAAGCTAGATTGATCCAGTAAGACAGTTCTTTTTGTGCTTCACCATCTAAATCAATATAGCCATGATAAAGCCTACCCTTCATTAAAGTCACACTGGCACCATTTTTAGGCAGAGTCTGCTTTTCCAGTTCCTTACCGATGCGGACCATGACAAGCTCTTGACCCTTTTCTGAACTCACAGTCACTGTCATCTTACCTTGGATCATAAAAGCCAAACCACCAAACATCTTCTTCTCTTCTACCTCTTCTTCAAAAATATGAGGAGGAAGTTCAGTAGCTAAAATGGCACGGACTTGCTGGGCTAAGGATTCACTATATGCCATCCTTCTACCTCATTTCATCACATCCCAGCCGATACCAAAACGGTCAATCAAGCGGCTATAAAACTCTGCGAAAGCTTGTTCCTCTAAAGGATAGAGAATTTGCCCACCTTCAGCAAGCTTAGCAAAGAGCTCATCGACTTCTTCTCTACTGTCTGGGCTCAGAACTAACCATTGATTGGGCTGATGATTGCTGGGAATAGATAGGTCGTTAAAAATGCCTACATCCTCACCATTCAGGGTCAAGTTTTCCGTATCTAAGGCAATCCAAGCAAGCTTATCCCGTTTTTCTGCAGGAAGGTCAGCTGGATCCATCATCTCACTGGCTCGGACAAGTCCCTTAATCTCTGTCTGAAAAAGGTCAGCATAAAAACGAAAAGCTTCTTCGACCTGACCATTAAAACTTAAAAACACGTCTAATTTCATTATTGTTCCTCCAATTTTTTATATCTGAGAATAAATCTCTAGTATCAGTTTATCAATTAGGATAAAAATTTTCTTATTCTCAATTGCACTTGTTTGGCTAGGGAACGCATGATTAAAACTGGAAGATTAACTGTAATAGGTGGATCACTGGGCAATGGCCTCCGCATGCTGATTTCCTCTTGATAGATGCTATCGCCTGCAAAAGTGAGAGGCTCATCGCTGCCCCAGCGAAAGTTATGCTTCAAAACATAGTTTTTAGTTAGGCGTAAATCCTCCAGCAATTCACAGGCCAAAAGATAGTAGTGGCCATCTGGTACATTTTCAAAAGTAAACCGGCTCTCCTGACTCAGTGCTACTCCGATAACCGGCTCTTCTTTGGGTATTCGGGTTTTAAACAACCCGACACAGCTAAGGCGTGGTTCATACCCCTCAGGATAAGATAGCGCCGCAGTCAACCGATTGCCACTTTTGTGGTCAGGATCCTGATGCAACAAAGCTCCCTTTTCATCCAACTGTTTGACCATAAAATCATAAACCTTGGTTGATTCCTGATAATATTTTTTAGGCGAAAGTCCAGTATGCCGCTTAAAAGTATTGGAAAAACTGCCTAGACTATCATAACCAGCTTCCATAGAGGTCTCGGTCACATTTTGCCGGCTTTCTACAATCTCCTGAATCCCTTTTTCCATCTTAAGAGCTTCCACATATTGCTTGATAGAAAAGCCCATCTTTTTCTCGAAAGTTCTGGATAGATGGGAAGGACTATAATAGAAATACTGAGCCAAATCAGTCAGACTCAGTTCTTCATCTGCATGCTGACGCAGATAAGTTGCCACTTTTTCCATGATAGCTTTAGAAATAGACTTGCTCCTTTCCCATTTATTTAAGCTCATTATATCAAATCAAAAAGAAAGGACAAAACATCGAAACAGCAGAAATCAAGTGATACTCCGCGAGATGTCCCAAGAATCGACAGAAATAGTCTGCTTTCCCAAATCTCTGTCCAACAAGACTTTTACCTGTAGATAAATGATGAAAAAAACTTTAGACGTTTGAATCGCCTAAAGTTTTTAGTTTTTCTTAGGAATTTAGAAACTTGCCTTACCATCAAAAATTGTCAGCTTATGTAAATTTTCCATGCCTGCAATAATGGGTCTAGCTTTTGCAATGAGATTTTGAAAAACTTCCAAGGTCAGACTGTCATTGTGAGCTTGCTCGCTCTCCCAAACTTCGTAAATATAGATGCTGTTGGGTTCATCTGCCTTCTCACCTAAGATATAGCAGAAACAAGTGTCAAGATTTTGCATTTCTTTGACAACTTCTTGCATGTAAGCAGTAAGTTCCTGCACCTTTCCTTCTTGGGCCATTAATTTCCCATAAACACAAAATTTTTCCATTAGGATCTCTCCTTATTACTGAGCTACCACTGTTTCCAAGCTTTCACCGATAGCTGCTAGGCGCTCGATTACTTCTGCTTGTGTCAATTCTTTTTCTGAAACATAGCGGTTGCGTGGGTGAACACGACACTCGTGTGAGCATCCACGAAGGTACCTGTCTTCATTTTCTTCTGATGTTAGGATACGACGGTTACAGAAGGGATTTCCACAGTTGACATAGCGTTCACATGGTGTTCCATCAAACCAGTCTTTCCCTACGATGGTTGGGTTAACATGGTTGACATCGACTGCGATACGCTCATCAAAGACATACATTTTCCCATCCCAAAGCTCACCTTGAACTTCTGGATCTTTACCGTAAGTTGCGATTCCTCCGTGCAATTGGCCGACATCTTTGTAGCCTTCACGGACCATCCAGCCTGAGAATTTCTCACAGCGAACTCCACCTGTACAGTAAACCACGACACGCTTGTCCATGAATTTTTCCTTGTTGTCACGAACCCATTGTGGCAACTCACGGAAGTTGCGGATGTCTGGGCGGATAGCCCCACGGAAATGTCCTAGGTCGTACTCATAATCGTTACGTGTGTCAAGAACCACTGTATCTTCGTCAAGAAGGGCTTCTTTGAACTCTTTTGGAGACAAGTAAGCACCCGTCGTTTCAAGTGGGTTGATGTCGTTGTCAAAATCGTTGTCTTCCAAACCAAGGTGGACAATTTCTTTCTTGTAGCGAACAAACATCTTCTTGAAGGCTTGTTCATTTTCTTCGTCAATCTTGAACCAGAGGTCTTCCATGCCTGGGAGGCTGTGAACGTAGTCCATGTATTTTTGAGTTGTTTCGTAGTCACCTGAAACAGTCCCGTTAATCCCCTCGTCAGCGACTAGGATACGGCCTTTAAGGCCGATTGATTTACAGAAAGCCAAGTGGTCTGCCGCAAATTGCTCTGCATTTTCAATTGGAGTATAAAGGTAGTAAAGTAAGACACGAATATCTTTTGCCATAAGATTTGTTCTCTTTTCTATTCTTAAATTTTCAGAATTTTTCATTCAACTATACTAGTATACCCACTTGGGAAAACGAATGCAATTTATTTGACCGGAAATTGTAGAAAGAGTCCTACCCCTGCACTTCATCAGTAACCATAGCGAATCGCAGATAATTCTCTCAATTTTTTGATTTGCTTAGCTTGACTTTCTGACAAACCCAGCTTATTATC harbors:
- a CDS encoding CynX/NimT family MFS transporter; translation: MKKQSLFFVLGIVLIGTVLRSPFTALPTILGDIAQGLGVEVSSLGILTSLPLLMFALFSAFASRLAQKIGLEHLFTYCLLLLTVGSVIRIFNLPLLYLGTLIVGASIAIFNVLLPSMIQANQPQKISFLTTLYVTAMGISTAIASYLSVPITQASSWKGLILVLSFLCLVTLLVWLPNHRHNHHLESQKEKQVKENILKSKDVWAIIIFGGLQSLLFYTSMTWLPTMAVSAGISNSDAALLASIFSLISIPFSMTVPSLTTRLSDAHRRIMLAIISIAGMTGIAMLLYPTNNFLYWLVVHLLIGTACSALFPYLMVCFSLKTSSPEKTAQLSGLAQTGGYILAAFGPALFGYSFDLFQSWIPAVLALLVIDILMTISLFMVDRADKIL
- a CDS encoding PadR family transcriptional regulator, translating into MYFPTSSALIEFLILAVLEQGDSYGYEISQTIKLIANIKESTLYPILKKLEASGFLTTYSREFQGRMRKYYSLTNRGVEQLVTLKEEWTLYTDTVNGIIEGSIRHDKN
- a CDS encoding DUF1700 domain-containing protein, with translation MTRTDYLTQLETYLNKLPEADRIEAMDYFKELFDDAGPEGEEELIASLGTPKEAAHDVLSDLLDKKVNEAPAQKNGRQLLHIALLALLVAPIGIPVGIGILMAIIGIFIAAASVILAFFTVSVTGILLGGLFIVESFSVLVEAKSAFILILGAGLLSIGASSLVLLGISYVARFFGLLIVRLVQWILKKGKRGDRHA
- a CDS encoding DUF4097 family beta strand repeat-containing protein, encoding MRKLTKGFLIFGVVSTILGFIMIIVGAQSNGIQSLLAMSKDPVYDNRIEEVTFGNEVEKLDLTLEEHSLTITESVDDKIHITYHPSVSGRHDLTTGMSDKTLSVTDKQASQHRFLGSGIEGLLRIASSYSHRFDEVILSLPKGRKLQAITVSANRGQTNIRQANLENATIKTKGYLLRITESSIKNSTLTTPHIINIFDTEFTDSQVKTEREHIYAENIKVHGKVELEAHSTLTLILSQKETDRINLEISSQHGGIYRQPKEEHRGQKENVLANPYKTEKADIKDLLIAKANQDIYLPKEEHSAPSRNH
- a CDS encoding DUF6574 domain-containing protein, with the protein product MTQEWFESADLEKKSPQTKSEIQPNEPETSETVEDEPQVSEETSVSPKELEIHEEEAPEMIEEAQTKEEGEGKAEEEHKQETPAKEKSILSKALESPYIPDIDPRKTARFKEEIALFWTWLLDAIQEPTTSKTTDQRHRYSVFALLTLLSSINLFFSIYHIKHLYYGYMASIANSLPNQLPPLDLFAGLSILVASALFYFSIILGGFTVRRVLDQESDFTLQEACDRYSRLFAIPLVLTALASFFALFGGLRFAGILTLLSMAIFALGNLFVISKPSKTSSLDPFYRFLLAVLLDGAILLPFFIAELALTVDYLRILTFF
- a CDS encoding DUF4299 family protein — protein: MAKTFFIPNKESILGQQEVLTAKSILALVEGLESHSYDAVYLRQPLNRLEYMECGIVGQSQFLFKVNYADSRKGYQVVIPDFLTRADWEIVEALLQALSNKLWQVVEGLEGFDFEAYFRETVKNYLADKATRLVYCQGLLSLIYLNKEYLESFLAEDGLARFEELVKKVQGSDAYLASVKFYPDAQGKVHGIYHLAQGVKTILPKEPVVPAPYTEQLAGKELVWEIDLVTISGDGSKAEDYEAIARLDYEKFLESLPTAFYQQLDANQLEVQPILGQDFEELASIE
- a CDS encoding TfoX/Sxy family protein, which encodes MAYSESLAQQVRAILATELPPHIFEEEVEEKKMFGGLAFMIQGKMTVTVSSEKGQELVMVRIGKELEKQTLPKNGASVTLMKGRLYHGYIDLDGEAQKELSYWINLALSYNQEMAQQDKK
- a CDS encoding VOC family protein; translation: MKLDVFLSFNGQVEEAFRFYADLFQTEIKGLVRASEMMDPADLPAEKRDKLAWIALDTENLTLNGEDVGIFNDLSIPSNHQPNQWLVLSPDSREEVDELFAKLAEGGQILYPLEEQAFAEFYSRLIDRFGIGWDVMK
- a CDS encoding helix-turn-helix transcriptional regulator: MSLNKWERSKSISKAIMEKVATYLRQHADEELSLTDLAQYFYYSPSHLSRTFEKKMGFSIKQYVEALKMEKGIQEIVESRQNVTETSMEAGYDSLGSFSNTFKRHTGLSPKKYYQESTKVYDFMVKQLDEKGALLHQDPDHKSGNRLTAALSYPEGYEPRLSCVGLFKTRIPKEEPVIGVALSQESRFTFENVPDGHYYLLACELLEDLRLTKNYVLKHNFRWGSDEPLTFAGDSIYQEEISMRRPLPSDPPITVNLPVLIMRSLAKQVQLRIRKFLS
- a CDS encoding putative quinol monooxygenase; its protein translation is MEKFCVYGKLMAQEGKVQELTAYMQEVVKEMQNLDTCFCYILGEKADEPNSIYIYEVWESEQAHNDSLTLEVFQNLIAKARPIIAGMENLHKLTIFDGKASF
- a CDS encoding rhodanese-related sulfurtransferase, whose amino-acid sequence is MAKDIRVLLYYLYTPIENAEQFAADHLAFCKSIGLKGRILVADEGINGTVSGDYETTQKYMDYVHSLPGMEDLWFKIDEENEQAFKKMFVRYKKEIVHLGLEDNDFDNDINPLETTGAYLSPKEFKEALLDEDTVVLDTRNDYEYDLGHFRGAIRPDIRNFRELPQWVRDNKEKFMDKRVVVYCTGGVRCEKFSGWMVREGYKDVGQLHGGIATYGKDPEVQGELWDGKMYVFDERIAVDVNHVNPTIVGKDWFDGTPCERYVNCGNPFCNRRILTSEENEDRYLRGCSHECRVHPRNRYVSEKELTQAEVIERLAAIGESLETVVAQ